One stretch of Candidatus Poribacteria bacterium DNA includes these proteins:
- a CDS encoding helix-turn-helix transcriptional regulator — protein sequence MLETQKTSQASTPINRFYLRYLREQVLQFTQEELAENINISVQTVRNWETGRTQPNQKQRPILERCLGIAPGHLALNIKEILYEDFNAAYFGDEAARQRLSWAYENRKLTKFIDGLSSESIER from the coding sequence ATGTTAGAGACACAGAAAACGTCCCAGGCATCCACGCCTATCAATCGCTTCTACTTACGCTATTTGCGCGAACAGGTCCTCCAGTTCACCCAAGAAGAGTTGGCTGAAAACATAAACATTTCTGTCCAGACAGTCAGAAACTGGGAGACCGGCAGAACACAGCCAAACCAAAAACAACGCCCCATTTTGGAAAGATGCTTAGGTATCGCCCCCGGGCACCTTGCGTTGAACATCAAGGAGATTCTCTACGAAGATTTCAACGCTGCCTATTTCGGGGATGAAGCCGCTCGCCAACGACTCAGCTGGGCTTATGAAAACAGAAAACTCACAAAATTTATTGATGGTCTCAGTTCTGAGTCAATAGAGCGATAA